The nucleotide sequence TACTTTCAAATTCTTTGCCAAAATTCCTGAAACCAGATTTACTAAGTTGCTACAGACTGCCATTTATTAATGTAAAATATTTATTTTCAATCAAATAAAAATAGTATTCATTGAATAACAAGATCATTAATCACCCATATTTTTATAGAATTCCAAGACTAAAATAATCTGTTCAGCGTTCACTTTTTGGTCATATAAGCAAGATCCGATACCATTAATAAGAGAAAAATTAATATTTCCGTCTTCATTTTTTTTATCATTAAACATCAAATCCATGATTTCTGCATTTTTAAATTCAGAAATGTCAATATAAGGAAATAGTCTTTTTATCTTGCTGATGATAACAGATGAAACATCAACATCCAGCAGACCACATAAAAACGCAAGATGCGTTTCACAGATCATTCCTAGCGCTACAGCTTCTCCATGAGGAATCAGGTTTCCTTTTTTCAGAAAAAGGCTTTCTACTGCGTGACCAATCGTATGGCCGAAGTTGAGAATCTTACGAACATTCTCTTCTTTAAAATCTTTGGTTACAACCTCATTTTTGATTTCCATACTCCTTTGGATAAAAGGTTCGATAAACTGCGGTGCAATTTTTTCTACAGAGATCAAATCATTCCAATGCTTTTCATCGGCTATCAGTCCATGTTTCAGCATTTCTGCAAAGCCACTTCTCAGTTCTTCAAATTTTAAAGTGTC is from Epilithonimonas vandammei and encodes:
- the aroB gene encoding 3-dehydroquinate synthase, with the translated sequence MIKELDKDFTSLNEYISQLNPSKIFILVDENTHNHCLPILLPNLETDAPFEVIEIEAGEENKNIGTATQLWEIFSEMEADRKSLLINLGGGVVTDLGGFVASTYKRGIRFINLPTTLLAMCDASIGGKTGIDHQYLKNVIGTFALPEAILFYPKFLDTLKFEELRSGFAEMLKHGLIADEKHWNDLISVEKIAPQFIEPFIQRSMEIKNEVVTKDFKEENVRKILNFGHTIGHAVESLFLKKGNLIPHGEAVALGMICETHLAFLCGLLDVDVSSVIISKIKRLFPYIDISEFKNAEIMDLMFNDKKNEDGNINFSLINGIGSCLYDQKVNAEQIILVLEFYKNMGD